GGAGCGGCTCGGGCGGAACGGGAAGGAGTACGTGCGGGAGCACTTCCTCATCACCCGCAAGCTCCTGGACTACCTGGACATGCTGAACGAGGAGCTCGGGCGGACGCAGGAAGCCTGCACCTGACGCTCTCGCCAATTTTTTTCCTCCGTATCGCGATCAGACGGCCATTCGACCAACCGTTTATTCTCTCACGCCCGACAGGCGGTGGAAGGATGCGGTGCAGGTTCGTCCCGCCACACCTGCCTTCCTTCGACGCGCAGCCTCGATTGCCGCAGCGGATCAGGAGAGATCTGGGCGGAGACACGCAGCCGAACGCCCGGGCATAGAGACGAGAAGTTCGGCCAGCAGTTCCGCCGCAGGGGCGGGAGCACGGCAGAGAATTCCGCGGCTCCACTGTCTCTGGAGGCTGTCGCGGCAACGGGGTGGGGGCAGTTGGGGGGGAGCGCCCCCCTCCGGCGCGATAAACCCATGGATGTCCTGCGGAGAGCATGGATTCCCCGCGGAGAGGGCGATTCCGTCCCCGTTCTGGGTGGCATCCCGTTGTCCGTGCTATCCTGCCCGCTCCTGCCGCACCAGCAGGAGAGGGGCACCGGGGGAGGGAGCAGGAGATCCCCTCCCCGCCGCTGGGCGTGCTCCGGGCGGGAGGGTGATGGCAGCGCCTGCAGACCGCATCGCCCCCCCTTCCTCCGCATGTTCGCCGCGCACTGCAGCCTCATCCTCCGGGATGCCGCCAGGAATGCGCTCTCCGTCCCCTACGTTCTCCGGAGGCAGCACGGGAAACCTTCTTTACCCGGCCGCCCTCCAGGGAATATGTATGCCCTCCGACGGGATCCTCCTTGTTCTCGGCGCCGTCATCGCGGTGGGATTCGCCTACATCCTCCTCTGCTGGGTGCGGGGCATGGAGATCTACCGCCGGGAGACCTGCCCCGACGTGATGAAGGCTTTTCTATACGGGGGGATCGTCGCCGTCCTGGGCGCCCTCGTCCTCTCCAGCATCCTGCTCTTTCCCCTGCAGGGGTTCGGGGATGCGATGCCCTTCGACATGACTGTCGTCGGGGTCGTCGGGGCGGTCGTCGTGGCGCCGATCTCGGAGGAGCTCGTCAAGGCGACGGGCATCCTGGCGATGCGGTCCCGCCTCACGGAGGTGGAGAACGGGATCGTCTACGGCGCCGCCGTGGGTCTCGGGTTCGCCGCGACGGAGAACATCCTCTACTTCTCCGCCGCCATCGCCGCCGCCGGGGCGCTGGGGCTCGTCGTGACGGCGATCGTGCGGTCCCTCACCTCCACGTTCCTCCACCTGGGGGCGACGGGGCTCGCGGGCTACGGCATCGGGCTCTACTACGGGGCGGGAGGAAGGGCACGGACCTGGGGCGTCTACCTCCTGGGCGCCATGGCGGTGCATGCGGCTTTCAACCTCTTCGCCAGCGCCCAGGCCTTCGCCGCGACGCTCGAGGGGCAGCTGATCATCGCCCTGCTGGGTCTCCTCGCCGCTCTCGTCCTGACCTGGTCGATCTTCGGCTGGCTGCGGCGGAAGATCCACACGCTGGACCGGGCATCGGCGCCGCCCGCCCTCCAGGGGAGCTGAACGATACAGCATCCCGCGCATCGCGCACCGACTCAGGCGGGGATCCCCAGCACCAGCATGCAGAGGAGCCAGGAGATGAGAGCGGCGAGGGGAATTGTGACGATCCAGGCAGCAACGATCCCGCGGACCACGCTCCACTGAACGGCATCCACGCCCCGTGTCGCCCCGACGCCGATGATCGAACCGCTGATCACCTGCATCGAGGAGAGCGGCATCCCGATCAGCGTCGCTCCCACGATCACCGCCCCGCCGGCGGCCGAGGCGGCGAATCCCTGGTATGGTCGGATACGGGTGATCTCCATCGCCAGCCTCTTCACCACCCGCCAGCCTCCGAAAAGCGTCCCGAGTGCGATCACCGCCGCCGACGCGGCGATCGCGCCGGTCGATACGGTGAATGCGGGGACGAAGCCTGCCGAGAGGAGGAGCGCCGAGATCATGCCCGCCGCGATCTGGCCGTCATGGGAGCCGTGCCCGACCCCCTGAAAGGCTGCGGCCAGGATCTGAAGCGGCTGGAAGATTCTCCGCGTCTTCGTTCTGGAGGAATGGCGGAAGAGATGGGAGATGAGGATATTGAAGAGGCAGGCCGCCAGGAATCCCAGGACAGGGGAGATCAGGATGAAGACGACAATGGCCAGGAGCCCTGTGATCTCGCCCCTGTCCCGGAGAAGCAGCGCGGTGATGGCGATAGAGATGCCAAACGCCATTCCGGCAAGGACGGGAATCCGGACCGGCATTTTCAGGGAGAGGGCGACCGCCCCGAGGAGCATGCCGCCGGCGAAGGCCCCCAGCAGGGCGTAACCCGTCAGGGTCTGCAGGGCTGCGGGATCGGGGAGGATCAGGGCCGTCAGTCCTCCGGAGGCGATCGCGGCCCCGATCAGTCCGCCAATCAGGGACTGGTTGGCCGAGACGGGGAATCCCAGGGATGCGGAGAGGAGGAGAAGAGCGAGCGCGGTCGCGAGAGCGGTCGTCAGGATCAGCGGGGTCAGGCTGTCGGGGTTCACGATGCCGGTCCCGATGGTGCGGGCCACCGCGGTTGCGAGGACGAAGGGCCCGACGAAATTGGCGGCGGCGGCGAGCACCACCGCCCTCTCGGGAGAGAGACTGCGTGTGGCGACAGGGGTGGCGATGGCGGTTCCGGCATTGACGAGTCCGTTGGCGAACGTGAAGAGGAGGGCGAGGACGATGCCAGCGAGAACGAGGGCGTCCATATGCGGTCAGGCATAGGATCGGGATATCTCGAAGAGCACGTGCCCGAGGTCGTTGCACTTCTCCAGTACCGACGCCATGCTCTCGTAGATGTCTTTCAGCTTGATGATCCGGACCGGGTCCCGCGTCTTGAACAGCTCGGGGGTGGCACGGGAGAGGAGATCGCTGCCCTGGTTCCAGAGGCGGTTGATCTCAACGCTGCGCGTCTGGAGTTCGGCGGGCCGCCTGACGATCCTGAGGACCTGAATGCCGTTCTGGATCTCGCGGGCGCTCGATGCGATCAGGAGAGAGAATTCTTTTAGAGGTGCATTCGGCTCATCGATATCGTAGTTGCAGATCTGATGCCCGACCCAGTCGATGCGGTCCAGAACGTCGTCGAGCGCCGACGCCAGACGCGCGATCTCTTCGGGTTCGAGCGGCGTGATGAGGGAGCGGTTGAGGCTCTCGAAGATCTGGCGGGTGATCCCGTCACCGTTGTGCTCCAGCACCCGGAGCCGCCGGCAGCTCGTCTGGTCCGGTGCGAGATCCGTCGTCAGAGCAACGAGGATATCCGCCGCCTCCACGATGGTCGTGGCCATCTCCTCGAAGAGCGAGAAGAAAACCTTCTCCTCGGGAAGGATGATGTCGCGCAGGTTGCCGGGAATGTGCATGGGGGTTTCGGATCTCAGGTTGTACGGCTACGGGAAAAGCAATGCTATTTGGTCATGCCATCGATGCCGAACCGATACCCTCCCGGATCCCGGAGAAGGGGGAATGATCCTCCCTGCGCCTCTCCGCTGCCGGAGATGCGGTCGATGCGGCGATTCCGCCGGAGGAGTGTATCGGAATGCGGAAGGCAATCCTGCAGGATCGGATGGGGAGCCCCGTTCGGGCGGCGTGGCGGCAGCGGATCCTGTGCAGCCGAGCGCGGAACCCGTCGCGGCGGAGGCATTGTCGCTCGCTGGAGGGGAAAAGGTATGCGGAACCGGCCCTGTCGAAATCCTCATCGAGAGCCTGGTGACGGCTCTTCGGTATGCGCCGGGAGCGGGCTTCGCCCCTCCTTCGTGCGATGGAGAGGCTTCTCCCCGGTACTCGCCGTGCGGGCAGGTCGTCGATGGGTTCTCCGGGGGATCGGTGCGGGAACATGCCGGGAGATTCTCTGCAGAGCCGCGGGGCTCCCTCCTGCGCAGATCGGATGCCGCGGACGATCCGTTCTCTGCACCGCCCCGGCATCCTGTCGTGCAGCGGGAACGCTCCCTCCCCCCTCACCGCTTTCGCCCCGATCCTCCGCCCCGCTCCTGCACGGCGGGGACCGGCGGAATGCAGGGGCGCATGAGAAGGATCGAGCCACTCCCCCCCCACCTCTTCGCGGATGGCGGATGGGCTGATCGGACTCCCCTTCGTCCCCTGCCTCTCCGTCCGCATCGTGCGGAACTGCCGGAAGAACGCCTCTCCCTCCGCCTTCTCCGCCACCCTTCTCCGGCTGCGGGGAGACCTGGCAGAGCATCTTCGCCAGCCTGGAACGGAAGTTCCTGCGGCGGGAGGAGGTCTTGGCAGCACGCTCGCCACCCCCCTCTGCCCGGCTCCGCTGCTTTCGCGGATCACCGCCCCGATCGTCGCCGGGAACATCGTCGGGCGCCTGGTCCAAGGGGCATGCTGCGGGAGGGGGAGGTGAAGCGCTCCTAGGCGCTTTCGATCGCTTCCAGCGCGCCCTCCAGGATGGCGAGCCCCTCCTCCACCTCGCGGCGGGTGATGTTCAGGGCGGGGGAGAGCCGCACGATGCGGTCCTGGATCAGGTTGACGATCAGCCCGCGGTGCAGGCATTCCTGCAGGAGCCGCTCGGCCGCCCCGGGATCGGCGAGTTCCATCGCGGCGAGCAGCCCCCGCCCCCGGACGCCCCGGATCCTGTCGGGATCCTCAGCATGCCAGCGGCGCATGCGATCGAGGATGACCGATCCCATCGCCTCCACGTTCCGGGGGATATCCTTCTCCAGGAGTTCGTTCAGGACCGCATGGGCGACGGCGCAGCCCAGCGGGTTGCCGCAGTAGGTGCCTCCGTGGTCGCCCCTCCCGAGCCGGGCGGCCACCCCCTCGGTGAGGGCAAAGGCCGCGAAGGGGAACCCGCCGGCGATCCCCTTGCCCATGGTCAGGAAGTCCGGCTCCACGTCGTGCCCGCTGATGGCAAAGAGGGGGCCCGTGCGGCAGAACCCCGTCTGGATCTCGTCCACGATCAGCAGGCTCCCGTTCTCGTGGCAGAGCACCGACATCTCCTCCAGGCAGCCTTCCGAGGGGACGTTCACCCCGCCCTCCCCCTGGATGGGCTCGACGATCACCGCCGCGACGTCCCCGTCGAGCGCCTCCGCCAGAGCGGCCGGATCGTCGTAGGGGATGAAGCGGAAGTTCGGCATCCGCGGCTGGTACCTGTCGCGGTGCTTCGGCTGGCCGGTCGCGGACGCGGTGCCGATCGTCCGTCCGTGGAAGCCTCTGCAGGGTGGAGATGACGTCGGTCCTGGCAGTGACCTTGCGGGCCAGCTTGATGGCGGCGTCGTTCGCCTCCGCTCCGCTGTTGCAGAAGAAGACGCGGGTGAGGGGCGGCGGCAGCAGAGGCACCAGGCGGGAGAGGAGCCGGGCCCGCACTGGGGAGTAGGTGAGCCCGGAGTTGGGGTTCTGGAGGATCTTCTTCCCCTGCTCCACGAGAGCGGCATAGACCGGCGGCGCGGCGTGCCCGAGGCAGGTGACGCCCCAGCCGGCGGTGAAGTCCAGATACCGTCTCCCGTTCTCGTCCCAGACGTAGACCCCTTCCCCCCGCTCGATCGCGATCGGGAGCCTGGCGGCGAAGGGCGGCATGTGGCGATCCTCGATCGCCATGGTGGATGCGGCATCGTCCATACTGCGTCCCGTTCTCCCTGCACCCGGGCGGATCGCTGCGGCTGCCCGTCGGGATGTCCGCGGGACCCGGATCCCGTGCAGGATCGTACTGTCGACCTGCAGGTATTTAAGGCCCTATCGAACTCCCGCGGGAAGACGGACGGGCCGTCTCCCGGGCGGGTTCCGCCCCGGAGAGGGCGATAGCCGGGAGCGCCGGGTCGGACCGCGCTCCGCATGGAAAAACCGCCGATCCGCCCAACGCACGGGAGAAGAGGGCGCGGGCGGATCGATGGCAGGCGAACGGGAGGAACCTCGAACCCGCCTCTCCCCCACCACGGTGGCGGGGAGACGAATCCCGGCTCCCGCAGTGCGGTCCTGCACCCTCCGGGGGAGACGCCTCCTTCTCCCGGGGCCGGCCCGTCCGCCGGCAGCATTGCCATGCGCGACTGCTGCAGCTCCTTTCCCTGATTCGAATCGCTCCTGCCGTATTTTCGAGAGAATCGAAATCTGGAAAGTATTTATGCAGATATGGCAGAGTTCATGTACCTTTGGGGATGGGGATCGGGAAGACCCCGATCCGGGACGGATCTCCAGACGCAGTTCAAGGTCAACAGGACGAGAGTGTGAACCGATGCCGACATTTACATGCAACCACGAGGGTACAGGATTTGCATCCGCCAGACCGTACGTGCTCCAGATGCGGAAGATGGACTGCTCAACGCCGCTCTGCTTCGTCTGCGGGCGCATCATGATGCGCGTGGCGGACGAACAGGCTCCCCAGACGAGGATCATCGTGCAGTAACCGACAGAGGCACGCAGCCGGAGAGTGCCCGGGCAGCGCCGGACCGCACGGCTCTCCGCTTTTTTTCCCGGGGCATCCGCCCCCTCTTCTCCCCTGCCGCTCCTGCACGGGCGGCAGCGAGCGAGCGCCGCCTGCACTACTCGATCAGGCGATCGTGGTCTGCACCGCGGTAAAAGGTCACCCTGCCGCACTTCTCGCAGTCGACGGGGATGGTCTGGATCCTTCGAACGCAGCGATCGACGACGGACTTCCGGACCGCCCGGGAAGAGCGGCAGAACCGGCAGGTGGCAATGTAACCAGCGTGATTGTCCAATTGGCCTCCCTCCCTGCAGAGATGCGCCACGCACTCTCGCTGACCGGGATCTGGGTCGGGATTATTGAAATATCTTTACAATTATATTTTACCCGTTATAATCCGAGTTCATCAGCAGTCTGCCCCGCATGCTCTCCGTGCATGCCCGTTGGGAATGGCGCCGACCCGTCCCGCACCGGGACTCGGGGTTGCGCGGCACCCTCCCCCGATCCGTCCAGCGCGGCATCCGGTTTTTATCTGCGGCATGCACCCGGAGGGAAGTTACTTCCCGTAAGGGCGGCAAAACAGTACAGAATGGAAGATCGGTTGAAGTCGATCCTGTTCGTGGCGGCGGGGGCGGGGATCATCCTGCTGGCGGGCATAAATCCGGCTGGGTATTTTCTCATCCTGATGGGCCTTGGGGCCCTGCTGGGCCTCTACCGCATGGACGAGCTCCGCCTGCGTTCCCGTGCCGGGTTGTCGTGGATCGCCCTCGGGATCGCGGGGGCGGTTCTGCTCTATGCAGTCTCGATCGGTGTTATCCTGACGATCGCGGGCGGGACGCCGTTACCCTGAGGCGGATGCGGTGCTGCACCCGCTCCGGGCATACGTGCGGGGGGCCCTTGGGGAGGGGTCCGCGCCCTATTTTCTTGTATCGAAGAACTCCAGGAACCAGCGGACGAACTCCATCAGCTGGCGCATGTCGGCGGGTTTGGTGATATAGTAGGTCGTGGGATACTGGGTTGCCTGGCTGTAATCCATCTCGTCTTTGGATCCGGTCAGCACCACCACCGGTATCTTCTTCAGGCGGGCGCTCGTCTTGATCTCATGGAGCACCTCCCGCCCGTCCTTTCGGGGAAGGTTGAGGTCGAGGAGGATCACATCCGGGGCGGAGACGGAGGCGTATTTCCCCTTCCTCTCCAGGAACTCCATCGCCTCCACCCCGTCCCCGACGGTGCTGAGGTGGTAGTGCATCCTCGACTCGCGGAACGCCTCCTCGATGGATCGCACGTCACCGGGGTTGTCTTCGACGAGAAGGATCCTCTTGGGCATCTCGAGTTGTCCTTCGTTCTTCATGATAGCCTCTAATGGGGCGGTGCAGAATAAAAAGATTCAGCCCGCACGCCTCCGCGGCGGGCGGGCGCCCCCGTCCCGGTGCGCGCCGGGTGAAGGGGATCGTCCCTTCCCGGGCTCCGGCCCGCCGCGGCGGTCGATGATCCGTTTGACGACGGGATACAGACGGCGACTCTGCGGCGTTATGCACGGCGGGCGGGAGGGGGGGCACCGCATCTGCCGCCGCTCCTCACCGTTCCGCCTCGATGCACCGCTCTGCGTTCAGCAACCCGGCTCGCGCGGAGGGGTAATCGGGTTCGAGCCGCAGTGCCTCGGCGTATGCCTTCTGCGCCTCATGGCACCGCTTCTGCGCCATGAGGAGATCGCCTTTGTTCTGCCAGGCGACGGCGAAGTCGGGGCGGATCTGCAGCGCCCGATCGTAGGACTCCATCGCCTCCTCGTAGCGCTTCAGGTTGAAGAGCGCCAGGCCCCGGTTGCACCACAGGGCCGGATCGTTGTCGCAGCCGTAGCGCAGCGCGGTATCGAACGTCTCGACGGCGCGGTCGTACTCTTTCCGGAGACCGAATACGACTCCTTTGTTGTTCCACGTCGCGCAGTGCTGCGGGCTGATCTCGAGCGCCTTGTTGAAGGCCAGAATGGCGCTTCCATAGTCCCCGCGTGAGGCAAGCGCCCTGCCCCGCTCGTTCCAGAGCGAGATCTCGTCGGGGGTTTCGGATCGGGGGATGGGCCAGGGCCAGACAAATACCGCCGGCAGGCATTTCAGCAGGGTCCAGGGTTGCTTGAGCACCATGCGGTGCGGAGTACTCGGTGCAGGGATAAAAACTGTTGGGGGCTATTGCCATGGCGCGGCCGTCCAGGCAGCGAAGGATCCTGCCCCGCACTCGCAGTTCCCGTCCGATTTCCGCCCGGAACGGGGAGGTGGGGCGGCCGTCTGCCCGAAGGAGGGGAACGGCATCGGCAGGGATGGCCCCACCCGTGCGGGGCGCCGCCACGGTCTCCGCCAGCACTGCCGGAACACTTCGGGGAGGCGGACAGCACGCCTCTCCGCACCCTGCGCCCGGGGCGGAAGATGCCCGGAGCCGCCTGCCAGCACCGCAGGGAGATCGCCCCGGTCCGGGGGAACGGTCGCCGTCTCCGGTTGCCCGCAGCGGCCGGCCGGGGAGCGTGGGGCGCACACGATCGACCGGTCTCGTCGAAGACCCGGCTGGGGGGGGGGCGGCTCGAACCGAACTCCGGATGTCCGGTTCAAAATCCTCGGTGTGAGGGATCCCGGGATTGCGGTGACGGGGGACACGTCCTGCCGTGCGGAGCGCCGGCGGAGAACGAGCCGGGGCAGCCTGCCGGCAGTCACCCCCGGTTGCCGAAGGGGTCCCGATGCTCCCTGTCCCGGTCGTGGTTGCCACCGGCGGGGGAAAACGGCTTCGCTCCCGCACGCGACCGCGGCGCCTACCGGAGCGAGGGATGCGGCCTCGTTCATGCGGGACGGCATCGATGGGAGGGAGGGCACGGCGCCGGCAGGGGGCGGGGACCGGGGATCGAAGCCCGCCGGCAGGGCTTCATGCGGTCACTGTTCGTCCGCGAGCGGCAGCGTGAAGAAGAAGGTGGTCCCCTTCCCGGGCTCGGACTCGACCCGGATGGCGCCCCCGTGCCGCTCCACGATCCGCTTGCAGATGGCGAGCCCGATCCCGGTGCCGGGATACCGATCCCGCCCGTGGAGCCGCTGGAAGATGACGAAGATGCGGTCGAAGTACTGCGGCTCGATCCCGATCCCGTTGTCGGCGACGGAGAACTCCGCCATCCCCTGCTGCCTCGCTGCCGATACCCGGATCCGCGGGGGTTCGTCCTCCCGCCGGAACTTGATCGCGTTGCTGATCAGGTTCGAGAAGACCTGGCGGATCTGGGACGGATCCCCCTTCACGCAGGGGAGGGGATCGCAGGTGACGGAGGCTTGGGACACCTCGATCTGAATCTGGAGGCTGGCGAGCACCTCCCTGAGCACCAGCTCCGCGTTCACCCTCCCGGGTGGACGCGCCCGTGTCGAGATGCGGGAGTATTCCAGCAGGTCGTTGATCAGCGCCTGCATCTGTTTGCCCGCATCCACGATGTAGTCGATGTACTCGTCCGCCTCCCTCCCCATCTGCCCCTTGTACCGCCGCTCCAGCAGCTGGGTGAAGGTCACGATGGTGCGGAGCGGCTCCTGCAGGTCGTGGCTGGAGACGTAGGCGAACCGCTCCAGGTCCTCGTTGGACCGCTTCAGGTTCCGGGCGTACTCCCGCAGGGCCTCCTCGGCCTGCTTGCGATCCGAGATATCGCGGAAGAAGACCTGGATCGCCGGTCGTCCGTCCGCGAGCGTGCGGGTGCCGCGCCCCTCGACCCAGGTGGACGTCCCGTCCAGGCGGAGGATGCGGAGCTGCTGCGGCGGCGTCTCCGCGCCTTCCAGGTCCCGCCCGATATTCCCCCGGACGATCTCCCTGTACGCCGGATGGACGATGCTCAGGATCTCCCGTCCGACGATTTCGGCAGGATCCGACGCCCGCAGCAGCTGCACCCCCGCGGGGTTGACGTACACGATCGTGCCATCGCGGTGGATCAGGATGGTATCCGCGGCGAGCTCCACCAGTTTGCGGTACTTCTCCTCGCTCTCCCGCAGCGCCTGCTCGATCCGTTTCCGCTCGGTGATGTCGCGGGCATTCACCACGAATCCCTGGATCTCGTCCCCCTGCAGGAGGCTCGCCCCCGTGACCTCCAGGAGGTGCCAGGTGCCGGAGGCGTCGGCGATCCGCACCTCGAGGTTCAGCTGCAGCAACGGCTGCGCCACCGCCTTCACGAACGCATCAACGACGGCCGGCACGTCCTCGGGATGCGTCATCTCCAGGATGTGCCGCCCGATCAGGCTCTCGGGCGCGTAGCCCCCGATGCGCCGCACCGAGGGGCTGGCGTAGGTGAGATGCCCGTCCGTGTCGAGGAGGACGATGATGTCGGAGGTGCGCTCGATGAGCATGCGGAACTGCTCCTCCCTCTCCCGCAGTGCCCCCTCCGCACGGTTGCGCTCCAGGGCGTGGGTGAAGAGCTCGGCGGCGACGCGGATGAGAACGATCTCCTCTTCCGTCCAGCGGCGGGGGTGCCGCACGGACTCGAGCCCGACCTGCCCCCGCACCACGCCGCCGGAGACGAGGGGCGCCGCCAGGATGGCCCGGATCCCGCCGCCCTCAAGGACTTCCCTCTCCGCCCCGGCCGCCGGCGGCAGCGCGGCGGCGCTCGGAACCCGGACCACCTCCCCCCTCCGCATCCGCTCCCTCCACCAGGGGCAGCGGTCGGAGGCCAGCGCCTCCGGGACGGCCCTGCGGGGCTCGATCCCCGAAGCGCACCACTCGTGGATGCAGGGGTGCGGATCGCCCCTCTCGCCCCCGACCTGCAGGTAGGCGCGGTCCGCCCCGCTGATGGCGCCCAGGGAGGCGACGGCATCCCGGATCTCACCGTGTGCGTTCTCCGCCGTCAGGTGGAGGAGGCGGTTCGAGAGCGTCACGATGTACTCGATCGCGCCGATCCTGCGGGTCGGCCCCGTCCGATCGGGGAGCCCCGTCGACTGCGCCAGCCCGCTCTGCCGTTCGGCATGTTTCCGCCGCGTGATATCGCGGAACGTGACCAGGATGGCGGTGCCGCCGCTGTAGACGATCTCTCCCGCCAGCCCCTCGGCCCACCGCTCCTCGCCACGGACGGTGCGGATGCGGTATTCGACCGGGACGCCGCCCCACCGCAGCCGTACCAGGGGAGGAACGCCGGAGTCCGCCGGATCGGAGAGAAACTCCCGCATGTTCCGCCCGATCAGCCCGGCGGGACTCTCCAGGCCCGCCAGGGTGGCCCCGGCCGGGTTCGAGAAGAGGATCGTGCCGTCGGGGGAGAGGACGAGCGTCGCGTCGATGAGG
The Methanomicrobiales archaeon genome window above contains:
- a CDS encoding PrsW family intramembrane metalloprotease; amino-acid sequence: MPSDGILLVLGAVIAVGFAYILLCWVRGMEIYRRETCPDVMKAFLYGGIVAVLGALVLSSILLFPLQGFGDAMPFDMTVVGVVGAVVVAPISEELVKATGILAMRSRLTEVENGIVYGAAVGLGFAATENILYFSAAIAAAGALGLVVTAIVRSLTSTFLHLGATGLAGYGIGLYYGAGGRARTWGVYLLGAMAVHAAFNLFASAQAFAATLEGQLIIALLGLLAALVLTWSIFGWLRRKIHTLDRASAPPALQGS
- a CDS encoding inorganic phosphate transporter, with product MDALVLAGIVLALLFTFANGLVNAGTAIATPVATRSLSPERAVVLAAAANFVGPFVLATAVARTIGTGIVNPDSLTPLILTTALATALALLLLSASLGFPVSANQSLIGGLIGAAIASGGLTALILPDPAALQTLTGYALLGAFAGGMLLGAVALSLKMPVRIPVLAGMAFGISIAITALLLRDRGEITGLLAIVVFILISPVLGFLAACLFNILISHLFRHSSRTKTRRIFQPLQILAAAFQGVGHGSHDGQIAAGMISALLLSAGFVPAFTVSTGAIAASAAVIALGTLFGGWRVVKRLAMEITRIRPYQGFAASAAGGAVIVGATLIGMPLSSMQVISGSIIGVGATRGVDAVQWSVVRGIVAAWIVTIPLAALISWLLCMLVLGIPA
- a CDS encoding DUF47 family protein, giving the protein MHIPGNLRDIILPEEKVFFSLFEEMATTIVEAADILVALTTDLAPDQTSCRRLRVLEHNGDGITRQIFESLNRSLITPLEPEEIARLASALDDVLDRIDWVGHQICNYDIDEPNAPLKEFSLLIASSAREIQNGIQVLRIVRRPAELQTRSVEINRLWNQGSDLLSRATPELFKTRDPVRIIKLKDIYESMASVLEKCNDLGHVLFEISRSYA
- a CDS encoding aminotransferase class III-fold pyridoxal phosphate-dependent enzyme gives rise to the protein MGTASATGQPKHRDRYQPRMPNFRFIPYDDPAALAEALDGDVAAVIVEPIQGEGGVNVPSEGCLEEMSVLCHENGSLLIVDEIQTGFCRTGPLFAISGHDVEPDFLTMGKGIAGGFPFAAFALTEGVAARLGRGDHGGTYCGNPLGCAVAHAVLNELLEKDIPRNVEAMGSVILDRMRRWHAEDPDRIRGVRGRGLLAAMELADPGAAERLLQECLHRGLIVNLIQDRIVRLSPALNITRREVEEGLAILEGALEAIESA
- a CDS encoding response regulator — its product is MKNEGQLEMPKRILLVEDNPGDVRSIEEAFRESRMHYHLSTVGDGVEAMEFLERKGKYASVSAPDVILLDLNLPRKDGREVLHEIKTSARLKKIPVVVLTGSKDEMDYSQATQYPTTYYITKPADMRQLMEFVRWFLEFFDTRK
- a CDS encoding tetratricopeptide repeat protein, with translation MVLKQPWTLLKCLPAVFVWPWPIPRSETPDEISLWNERGRALASRGDYGSAILAFNKALEISPQHCATWNNKGVVFGLRKEYDRAVETFDTALRYGCDNDPALWCNRGLALFNLKRYEEAMESYDRALQIRPDFAVAWQNKGDLLMAQKRCHEAQKAYAEALRLEPDYPSARAGLLNAERCIEAER
- a CDS encoding PAS domain S-box protein; this translates as MTFPPEEDRRGPPAPPADPRDGDPSRFLLDSLIDATLVLSPDGTILFSNPAGATLAGLESPAGLIGRNMREFLSDPADSGVPPLVRLRWGGVPVEYRIRTVRGEERWAEGLAGEIVYSGGTAILVTFRDITRRKHAERQSGLAQSTGLPDRTGPTRRIGAIEYIVTLSNRLLHLTAENAHGEIRDAVASLGAISGADRAYLQVGGERGDPHPCIHEWCASGIEPRRAVPEALASDRCPWWRERMRRGEVVRVPSAAALPPAAGAEREVLEGGGIRAILAAPLVSGGVVRGQVGLESVRHPRRWTEEEIVLIRVAAELFTHALERNRAEGALREREEQFRMLIERTSDIIVLLDTDGHLTYASPSVRRIGGYAPESLIGRHILEMTHPEDVPAVVDAFVKAVAQPLLQLNLEVRIADASGTWHLLEVTGASLLQGDEIQGFVVNARDITERKRIEQALRESEEKYRKLVELAADTILIHRDGTIVYVNPAGVQLLRASDPAEIVGREILSIVHPAYREIVRGNIGRDLEGAETPPQQLRILRLDGTSTWVEGRGTRTLADGRPAIQVFFRDISDRKQAEEALREYARNLKRSNEDLERFAYVSSHDLQEPLRTIVTFTQLLERRYKGQMGREADEYIDYIVDAGKQMQALINDLLEYSRISTRARPPGRVNAELVLREVLASLQIQIEVSQASVTCDPLPCVKGDPSQIRQVFSNLISNAIKFRREDEPPRIRVSAARQQGMAEFSVADNGIGIEPQYFDRIFVIFQRLHGRDRYPGTGIGLAICKRIVERHGGAIRVESEPGKGTTFFFTLPLADEQ